The sequence TTCGCCGGgacttttgcttttttgtttatcCTTGGCCAGCTCGCAGGCCAACACATCGGGCCGCTCTTTAAGGAATGTGTCCAATTCGGCGAGATAGCTGGAAGATAGAACAAAGATGATGGGTTAGATAACGATAAATAACTGTATTAGttattaagaaaacaaaactgtttgaattattaaaaatttagtataattaaaattttatacttatgaataaaaagttttatatttataaaaaaaaatttgattaattattacaaatttattatataaaattttgtatacattcCTGCCCATTCAATTATAAAAGTaatgcaaaaagtgaaaaaaaagaaaaaaatgaaacagaAAAACGAATATTCACTTGTCTGtatgtattttgttatttacattgcatatacaattttttttttttaattttaacaaacagGCTTTGGTTATTTGATCGTGCTCGCTTCGCTTCAatttgtggcgcgcgtcttgatgtggttGCACAATTTGGGATCTACAAATTTATGCCGCCTTCGAAGAGCAAATACCAGCAGTTGTGATGGGAAGTTTACGAAATCCTCTAGGAATTTTGCCTTTGCCTCCCAAGAGGCGTCTGCTATAGATAAAAACTTTTTCTCCTATTTTATGTGCATCTCGCACTACTGAATATTAGTCACGCAGAAACGCAGGCCGCCTTAAAGGGCATAAACATTCACCATGCGCGTAGGGGGAATgcttcttaaggggttacatacgccAGGAATCTtcaagaaatcgatttttttcgatatttcgaaagcataGAATCTTGAGAATATACTGTGATATTTattgcggaaattcccaatattatagcttctacagcccattaactaggtagagagcggtccgagTGCTCCAGTACTAACTTTAAACTcggttttctcgaaactactttttccggcactaTCGGCATGATAACtcgtacagtttttaatattttttgatgcggttttttttttaatattcgagagtgttttctctatagtctgCCGAgccgaatttttgaaatttttattacaaatttttataaacataattaaagtgtgacatttatgacgtaaaacgcatactttttttttaaaatgccgtaaattgcaaaattttgcgAAATGCAAAAATCCGGCTccacagactataactacaactttattttacaagatttttttttttacagatccatcaacatttcaaggagaaagtatgcagaccgtggagcatttttttttcattgtactttgggtcacgtgatttttatataattataatactaagttttgtaaaaaaaaattttaataaatttttttataaaatttaaataaatttttttataaaatttaaatacatttttttataaaatttaagtactaataaacaatgtataatatttttatatttatttctattgttatcccttctaaaaacagtttttcttttaccgCATTTTTGCCGCtcctggacgtatgtaacccctcaatactacaaaaaatataatcgcGTCACTGCATTTGTGACTAATTTTACTCAAGTATAGATAAGAAAGCTAACAAGTGGCGTACATGAATATCGAATTTCTCATTGCACCTATTGAATACATTCAATAGCTATGTTAAAGAGTATCATATTATTCTAACATTCAAATTTTCCCCTTCAATAATTACAAGAAACAATGTTGTGCtactttacatatgtatctcCCTACAATGCTACAGCTACAACTACAACAGCGGCGAAACTTGCATAACCTGTTAAAATGTACGTTATTTAAGAATATCCGTGGTACATACTTtcaaatgtacttacatatgtatgtatgtatgtacgagcatATATGCAAAATGTAGCATGGACATCTTAGCAATATGTACCTGCATACATTTCAATATATACGTATATGGTTATTGATAGATACATAATTTATGGAAATTCTTTAACTTTGATTGTACACTCGTATATCCTCTCCACTACAGAGGTATGCTAAAAATTCACATGCGATgctattatttgtatttgtatgtgcgtacaaACTTCGCATAGGTACAACATTTTCACCTCCGCAATTTGTAAACGAAAAGTGTGCCTAGTTAATGCCTAAATAAAGTTGCCTAGCAACATTATTTTGCACAGACCAGagcaatgtatatacatacatacatatgtaggtacgcTTTAACTTCTTTAGATCCTCGATGCACatatccatatacatatataagcgcACGGTTCAGATCCTTTTTCTTTTGTGTCtctaatatttataattgtttaaaTAGAATGCCTGTAGGTAGCAAATAAGTTGTATATTAAATGGTGAGGCATTTAACTACAAGTATTGTACTTCAGTTAGGAAAAATTCTTAGTTATTGAGCATTCTCGAAACTACCATGAACGAACATCTTTGCTTATTGCTTGAACTTGAAGCGATTAGCGTCAACGTACATTTACAaaagtatttatatgtgtatgtttgtataaaaCATATATGTAGATGTCACCTAGGCAAGTTGTTATTCACTTACATACCCTTTTTCGATTATTTATTAATCACTCACCGTTGCTTATCCAGCTCAGCTGCTTTCTTATAGGGCGCTTTTTTGTCCTCTCCCAACTTCTGCCATTCTTCACCGATAATTTTTGTATGCTCAATCGCTGTTTTGGTGGGCAGTTCCTTACGTAGTATCTCACGTCGATCATTCATGTAACGAACATAACCTagcgcacaaaaaaaaattttaaaccagCATGCTAGTGGATTTACACATATGTAAAGTTATGTTAACGATATGAAATATGTAAATCGCATATTTTGtgcgagtatgtacatatgtacatatgtatatttgataTTGTAATGGAAGCAATATTTTCttggatgtgtatgtattaagttttattacatTAGATATACCATAATCTGTTTCATTTCAGTATTAATAAACTTGTTTATGTACTTACCCGTGAGTGGCATCTTTGGCGCACCGGCCACTTTAATCTTGCGCCtttttaaacgaaatttttgttCATCATCAATTGTGGCAGCACCTGCGCTATTTCGTTTGCGGCTAGGTTTTTGTATCGCTGACGGTGTATGCTGACCCACTGCATCTTCTCCATCCGATAGCGATATAATGGGGATATCATCATCGATCTGTATAACTGTTGTTGCAGCAGTATTAGCAGATGTTAATTTGGCAGACTGTTGTTGGCATttcagctcatcagctttggcGAATTCCGTAGTGGCTGTGCTTTTCGTTGGCTTTTCTTGCATCTTGATATCCATATCCTCGATAGCAATTGAATCAGTTGAGTTAGTATTTGCGACTGTtacagctgttgttgttgtattatccTTTGTTCTTGTTTCCGCTGTTGAAgccacagcagcagcaacacatTTAACAGAATTACTACTACTAGTCACGTTACTATTGCCGCTGTTCTCTACGGACAGCGTCGGCGCTGTTAACGATTCGTTCATCTGTTTTTTGTTGGACTCTACCTTTGACTCAACAATTTCCATTCTGGTTTATATACGAaattagttataaaaaaataccactTGATAACAG comes from Anastrepha ludens isolate Willacy chromosome 3, idAnaLude1.1, whole genome shotgun sequence and encodes:
- the LOC128858874 gene encoding J domain-containing protein DDB_G0295729 — encoded protein: MEIVESKVESNKKQMNESLTAPTLSVENSGNSNVTSSSNSVKCVAAAVASTAETRTKDNTTTTAVTVANTNSTDSIAIEDMDIKMQEKPTKSTATTEFAKADELKCQQQSAKLTSANTAATTVIQIDDDIPIISLSDGEDAVGQHTPSAIQKPSRKRNSAGAATIDDEQKFRLKRRKIKVAGAPKMPLTGYVRYMNDRREILRKELPTKTAIEHTKIIGEEWQKLGEDKKAPYKKAAELDKQRYLAELDTFLKERPDVLACELAKDKQKSKSPGEAGKPVLKEKSQSIGNIKSPNKEPNATTAVSKDKTRHSSEKDNSPTPAATTVDNKPRRKRTPTPPKTGGKHSSNNNNNTAYANTNNNNSNNHNSTSSSNHNSHSTTTATTSANSAASLLAATAATPGEIPIFTNEFLEHNKVFDMELRTLRKSKTDVEQQNAVLEKHVENMKFGVEKMTNENDELAEKNRLLELYLDKFKAKLAHALSSLSIPTQPNGATMDNIEKYMADLYKMATTNTHGPASLNKAKDIIRKLDLQINL